From a region of the Cenarchaeum symbiont of Oopsacas minuta genome:
- a CDS encoding putative membrane protein, protein MVTLSDLKDLLWFENITPHNESMFPILGFGTLSIKQLGILGAGIMFTWSLWQKTGDYLAVIPVVIALILVVKKENVIPIEIKIIKILLFHIRKQDNVTPKNKPSIKNNYKSNSKLSIAKQYRVKSSNRQNFIKETNVRNIPYIYDRMFRMKIRLDNAKQMAVNSRVKIVLDDVLYETACPNSNNEIVVNFIPKYPGKNLLQVYADDTEPIYEEILNFIR, encoded by the coding sequence ATGGTTACATTATCCGATCTGAAGGATCTTTTATGGTTTGAAAATATTACTCCTCACAACGAATCGATGTTTCCAATCTTAGGTTTTGGTACGTTGAGTATTAAGCAGCTTGGAATATTGGGAGCTGGCATCATGTTTACATGGAGCCTATGGCAGAAAACAGGAGATTATTTAGCAGTCATTCCAGTCGTAATAGCTTTGATACTAGTAGTTAAAAAAGAGAATGTTATTCCCATAGAGATAAAGATTATCAAAATACTTTTGTTTCATATTAGAAAGCAGGATAATGTTACACCAAAAAACAAACCCTCAATAAAAAATAATTATAAATCCAATTCAAAACTCTCAATAGCAAAACAATATCGCGTTAAATCATCCAATAGGCAGAATTTTATCAAAGAAACAAACGTGAGAAATATTCCATACATATATGATAGGATGTTTAGAATGAAAATACGTTTAGATAATGCTAAACAGATGGCAGTCAACTCTCGCGTTAAAATAGTTCTAGATGATGTTTTGTATGAAACGGCTTGCCCTAATAGTAACAATGAAATCGTGGTAAATTTTATACCAAAATATCCTGGCAAAAACCTGCTTCAAGTATATGCAGATGATACTGAACCCATATATGAAGAAATATTGAATTTTATCAGATAA
- a CDS encoding ammonia permease — translation MRNKNHKYALLLVAAVAITSSGVMSTAYAQSINDGMDGYVKGTSGIYTGNPQECWVDNNDGTFTACYIDTGDTAWMLTATSMVLFMTPGVAFFYGGLARSKNAVNVIGMTFIIMGIMAWQWVAWGYTLSFGPIDNDANMFMGALDYVGFNQVSHYAPLGAPTACDGDIWSNAYQMQQMKSEEACSDSWPGTVPHALFAAFQGTFAIITPALIVGGLIDRIKFSALVIFVLLWGTFVYDPIAHWVWGGGYIGGGALDLDPDLSPSYALDFAGGTVVHISSGFSALAGALVLGRRLGYGKVPMEPHNIPMVVLGASILWFGWFGFNAGSEVMVDGITVSAWVVTNTATGVAAVTWVLMSWANTGKPSIIGAASGAVAGLVAITPASGWVGPMGAIIIGIAASTICYGCIAFKNARKWDDALDVWGIHGMGGLTGAILTGTLASPHIWDTGDGIGAWTGTPEGYEQQAISIIGAAISVGYAFGVTIVILKVMDAVWPGGIRVTPKEEEIGLDLAQHGEQAYVNE, via the coding sequence ATGAGAAATAAAAACCACAAGTATGCTCTACTACTTGTAGCCGCAGTGGCTATTACATCATCAGGTGTAATGTCTACTGCATACGCACAAAGCATTAACGATGGAATGGACGGATATGTTAAAGGCACTTCTGGAATTTACACTGGCAATCCCCAAGAATGTTGGGTAGATAATAACGATGGTACGTTTACTGCATGTTATATCGATACAGGTGATACTGCATGGATGTTAACTGCAACATCAATGGTATTGTTTATGACTCCTGGTGTAGCATTCTTCTACGGAGGTCTTGCAAGATCAAAGAACGCAGTAAATGTCATTGGAATGACGTTTATCATTATGGGCATTATGGCTTGGCAATGGGTCGCATGGGGTTACACCCTCTCGTTTGGTCCAATTGACAATGATGCCAATATGTTCATGGGCGCTCTAGACTATGTCGGATTCAATCAAGTTTCACACTATGCACCACTCGGAGCCCCAACAGCATGTGACGGGGACATTTGGTCAAATGCATATCAAATGCAACAAATGAAATCTGAAGAAGCTTGTAGTGATAGCTGGCCTGGCACCGTACCACACGCGCTCTTTGCAGCGTTCCAAGGTACGTTTGCAATCATAACACCAGCACTAATTGTTGGAGGTTTGATTGACAGGATAAAATTCAGCGCGCTAGTGATATTTGTTCTCCTATGGGGTACATTCGTCTACGATCCTATTGCCCACTGGGTATGGGGTGGCGGATATATCGGAGGAGGCGCTCTTGACCTAGATCCAGATCTATCACCATCATATGCATTAGACTTTGCTGGAGGTACTGTCGTACACATTTCATCCGGATTCTCCGCTTTGGCGGGAGCCCTAGTACTCGGTCGCAGACTCGGATATGGAAAAGTTCCAATGGAACCACACAATATACCAATGGTGGTACTTGGTGCATCTATACTCTGGTTCGGCTGGTTCGGGTTTAACGCAGGAAGCGAAGTGATGGTTGACGGAATTACTGTAAGCGCGTGGGTGGTAACAAACACAGCCACTGGCGTTGCAGCTGTAACATGGGTGCTTATGAGTTGGGCCAACACAGGTAAACCAAGCATCATAGGAGCCGCATCAGGTGCAGTAGCTGGATTGGTGGCAATTACACCAGCATCTGGTTGGGTTGGACCTATGGGCGCGATCATAATCGGCATAGCCGCAAGCACAATTTGTTACGGATGTATCGCTTTCAAGAACGCACGTAAATGGGACGATGCACTAGATGTTTGGGGAATACACGGAATGGGAGGCCTTACTGGCGCCATTCTTACTGGCACACTAGCTAGTCCACACATTTGGGATACCGGTGACGGTATTGGTGCATGGACTGGAACCCCAGAAGGCTACGAGCAACAAGCTATCAGCATCATTGGCGCTGCGATATCAGTAGGCTACGCATTTGGCGTAACTATTGTTATTCTCAAAGTCATGGATGCTGTATGGCCAGGCGGAATCAGGGTCACTCCCAAAGAAGAGGAGATTGGTCTTGATCTTGCACAGCACGGCGAACAAGCATACGTAAACGAATAA
- a CDS encoding ATPase: protein MASGTQKMKIYSAVKSYSQRGNLLSKGDLQAFAESRNLDELLTRIKNTRYANTLGKIVAPITAEMLESALRVHLADIHYSIYKTSGEPALKTYFMKFMIWNLKIILKGKILGKTQEELESKLNLHAEELISQRDIVLKALVAKDLDEAVINLSETVFGKDIEKAVTAYNESGNIQVFDTFFDKVLTRQLAQYSRKTSDRYLYTLISMDIDFYNILSVIRGRFWGLDPERIRELIEGKTASVSQALLDRMINAATVKDAFTELSTTRYRHLVSQKENDMEAISEFERNFEMAIYKSALNTFTRMFSPSTSVGITKLTGYEIRNIAAIAFGIEQKIPATVIMSKLIVDQE from the coding sequence ATGGCATCGGGAACACAGAAAATGAAAATATATTCTGCTGTAAAATCCTACAGTCAACGTGGAAATCTTTTATCAAAGGGAGATCTACAGGCCTTTGCAGAATCAAGAAACCTTGACGAATTACTTACTAGAATAAAAAATACTAGATATGCCAATACCCTTGGAAAAATTGTGGCTCCGATAACAGCCGAAATGTTAGAATCAGCATTACGTGTGCATTTAGCAGATATACATTACTCAATTTATAAAACCTCTGGAGAGCCTGCACTGAAAACATATTTTATGAAATTTATGATATGGAATCTAAAGATAATACTAAAAGGTAAGATCTTGGGAAAAACACAAGAAGAGTTGGAATCAAAATTAAACCTTCACGCAGAAGAGCTCATATCGCAGCGCGATATAGTGTTAAAAGCACTTGTTGCAAAAGATCTAGATGAAGCCGTTATCAATCTCTCAGAAACTGTTTTTGGTAAAGATATAGAGAAAGCCGTAACCGCATACAACGAATCAGGTAACATACAGGTATTTGATACGTTCTTTGATAAAGTGTTAACACGACAGCTTGCTCAATATAGTAGAAAAACTTCAGACAGATATCTGTACACACTCATATCGATGGATATTGATTTTTACAATATACTAAGCGTTATCAGAGGACGGTTTTGGGGATTAGATCCAGAACGAATACGCGAACTAATCGAAGGAAAGACCGCCAGTGTTTCACAAGCATTACTGGATCGAATGATCAACGCCGCTACGGTAAAAGATGCGTTTACAGAACTATCTACAACACGTTACCGACACCTTGTGTCACAAAAAGAGAATGACATGGAAGCAATATCTGAATTTGAAAGAAACTTTGAGATGGCAATATACAAATCCGCTTTAAACACGTTTACTAGAATGTTTAGCCCATCTACAAGCGTAGGAATTACAAAGCTAACCGGATATGAGATAAGAAACATTGCTGCAATAGCCTTTGGTATAGAACAGAAAATACCTGCAACAGTCATCATGTCAAAATTGATTGTGGATCAAGAATGA
- a CDS encoding putative membrane protein codes for MTIDSRGVTLEVLLRLIWVSTILAMIFVLPALGLFYIIYEISGNLIVGIIAGVALHFVILAFSPKISTWITSWLTELKPSESNS; via the coding sequence ATGACTATAGATTCAAGAGGCGTAACTCTAGAAGTTTTGTTACGGCTAATTTGGGTAAGCACAATACTTGCCATGATATTTGTCTTGCCTGCATTGGGACTTTTTTATATCATATATGAAATATCGGGAAATCTAATTGTAGGTATTATCGCAGGAGTTGCTCTACATTTTGTAATTCTTGCATTTTCACCAAAGATCTCTACTTGGATTACCTCATGGCTGACTGAGCTCAAACCGTCGGAGAGCAACAGCTAA